The region CCCTAACTAGCTAGAATTTATAACAGAGTTAAATTTCTACTGTGTTATCGGtgtcaaatatgtttttaatttcctattttaaaaacaaaacattctgtGCTGCGAGTCAGGGAACAAAATGGGCTTAGAAAAAGCAGAACCAGAGACTGGCACGTTTTTTTTGGCACGTAGCTGAACAAGAAAGCTCTTTCCAGATCCAGGTGCGTGGCTCTGAGCCACCAAGCGGGACAGGCCCGGGACAAGCCCGAGACAGGCCCAGGACAGTCCCGGGACAGGCGCGGCCCTGTCTCAGCCCGAGCGTCGAGCGCGTCTCCGCAGGTCCACGAGGGTGGCGTTCACCAGCCGGACAAGGAGCCCGCCCCAGGCCTTCTGCGGGTGCTCCAGGTGCTGGCGCCGCATCTGGTAGGCCGAGTACACGGTGCCCAGCACCAGCGTCTCGAACCGGAACAGCTCCAGGGGCTTCTCCTGGTACGGCAGCGCGGCCAGCATGCGCTCCATGGTAATGACGGTTTTGGGGACATAGTCATTGAGCAGGGTGATGAAGACCTTCCCCTTGCGCATGGAGGCCATCTCCTCGTCCAACATGTAGATGTTGTCATCATCGTCTATCACCAGTCCTCCCAGCAGGAACTGCAACATCAAAAAACAGGCTGAGGCATGGCAGCCAGGTAACTCCTGCTGCAGCACGGCCTTCTGAGGTGCTTTCAGGCACAGTGCAGaattaaaagcattaaaaagcaCAACATCTCTTCA is a window of Lepisosteus oculatus isolate fLepOcu1 chromosome 21, fLepOcu1.hap2, whole genome shotgun sequence DNA encoding:
- the LOC102682473 gene encoding protein FAM180A, with translation MTAAAQLGLCLLAGVALCIFGGSRKDTDFYIPALQGLATVTSLNFIKNVSDANLMYEFLLGGLVIDDDDNIYMLDEEMASMRKGKVFITLLNDYVPKTVITMERMLAALPYQEKPLELFRFETLVLGTVYSAYQMRRQHLEHPQKAWGGLLVRLVNATLVDLRRRARRSG